A region of the Pseudomonas sp. A34-9 genome:
CTAAAGTGTGATTTGCAGCTGCCGGCCACTCTGGAACAGTCCTTTCGCCAGTCCGACAGATGTCGGCCCGGCAAGGATGGCTGATTTTTTCGATTTCACAAGCCAAGCGCTTGCTTGGTGGGTCTGGCGCGCCGTTTTCGGCGCGCCAGCAGACACTCAAAGTGTCGAAAGGAAGGTGCTGTTGTTGGCCTGCCATTCGGTGATGTCGAGGCGGATGCGCTTCTTGTCGAGCTTGCCGACACTGGTCTTGGGAATTTCGGTAACAAGGGCGATCTGACTCGGAATCGCCCACTTGCTCAGGTGCCCCAACTCCACGAATGGCTTGAGGTGTTCCTTGAGCTCGCGCGCCCCGATCACATGCCCTTCGCGGATCACCAGCAAGGCAAACGGGCGCTCGCCCCACTGCGGATCGGCAATCCCCACCACTGCTACTTCACGTACCGCGACGTGACGGCTGATCAGGTCTTCTAGATCCAGCGAGGAGATCCATTCGCCGCCGGTCTTGATCACGTCCTTGATGCGATCGCGGATGTCGATCACGCCCATGCTGTCGAGCGTGGCGACGTCACCAGTGTGCAGCCAGCCGCCGGCCCAGAGCTCGGCGCCCTTCTGCGGCTCGTTGAAATAACCTTCGGTGAGCCACGGTGCGCGCAGCACCAGTTCGCCCTGGGTTTCGCCGTCGGCGGGCAGGAAGTTGCCTTCGCTGTCGACGATCGCCGCTTCCACCAGCGGCCCCGGCACACCGGCCTTGATCCGGTAAGTGGTGCGCTCGTCTTCGGTGCCGGCCATCAGTTCGTCGTTCAGGTGCGCGCAGGAAACCAGTGGCCCGGTCTCCGACATGCCGTACGCCGCCGTCAGCTGAATGCCCCGGGCCTTGGCGGTTTCATACAGTGTGCGATTGAGCGCACTGCCGCCGATGACAATCTTCCAGCCGCCGAAATCGGTGCCCTGCGCGCCTTTGGCGTTGAGCAGCATTTGCAGAATGGTGGGCACACAGTGGGAGAACGTGACCTTCTCTTTGCGCCACAACTCCACGAGAAACTCCGGATCGTACCGCCCCGGATAGACCTGTTTAAGGCCCAGCATGGTCGCCACGTACGGCAAACCCCAGGCGTGAACATGAAACATCGGCGTGATCGGCATGTACACATCGTTGGTGCCGAGCAGGCGCACGCTGTCGATGGAACCCATGATCGTCGACACGCCCATGGTGTGCAGGACCAGTTGCCGATGGGTGAAATACACGCCTTTCGGGTTACCGGTGGTGCCAGTAGTGTAGAACGTGGTAGCGACCGAGTTTTCGTCGAAGTCCTGGAAATCGTAGTGCGCACTGGCGGCGGCCAGCAGTTGCTCGTACTCGCCGACCAGATTCGGCAGGTCGGCAGTTTTTTCCGGCAGATCGGTCAGCAGCAGGGTTTTCTCGACCGTGGTCAGGTGTGGGGCGATGGCCTGATACAGCCCGACGAACTCGCTGTTGACCAGCACAAAGCGGTCCTCGGCGTGGTTCATGGTGTAGAGGATCTGCTCCGGCGACAGACGCACGTTGATCGTGTGGATCACCGCGCCAATCATCGGAATGGCAAACATGCATTCCAGGTAACGATGGCTGTCCCAGTCCATCACCGCCACGGTGTCACCGGCCTTCACACCGGCCGTCGTCAGCACGTTGGCCAGCCGCGCGACCCGTTCGATCAGCGTCGGGTAGCTGTAGCGCAACTGGTCACGGTAGATGATCTCGCGGGTTTTCTCGTAACGGGCGCCGGACATCAGCAGCCGTTTGATCAGCAATGGATACTGGTAGGCCCCATCGGCCGGGGGAATGACGCGAGTCTGCAACATAAGAATCCCTTTTCTGACTGCACGGTGTTGGCGTAGAGATTGGTACTCTAGAACCCTTATACGCCAGCCAAATCAGCCAAAGGAATGATTTGCAAAGCCGTACAAATGCTAGCTTTGCGCCAGCATTTGCCGGTTTTCGTCAGTTATCAGGCGGTTTGTCCTACAGCCTCTTCAGAAGGTGTCCGTGGGAAAACCACTGCCGCAAGGAAGGTCAGTGCGCCGAAACCCGCAAGAATCAGGTAAAGGCCTACAAAACCGTGGCGCGGTTCGACATAGGAAATCAGCGGAATCGCCGTCGCACTGGCGCCGAACGATAAACAGTAACGCAGGGCGAAGACCCGTGATTGCCACTGCGGCGCGACGAAGTTGGCGACCATCGCATCGTTGACGGTGACCTGACCGAACACCACGAACATGAACGCGGCACCGAGGGCAATCACGGCCCATCCATCGGCATAGGCCAGCGCCAATAACAGCGGTGCCTGGCACAGCGTCAGGACAATGAACGGCCATTTCAGGCTGAGCCGATGCAATACCCGACCAATGCTCAACTGCGCGACCGCGCCGAAGGCATACGCCAGACTGACCACCACGCCAAGGGTCTGCGGCGAGGCGAACAGCTC
Encoded here:
- a CDS encoding fatty acid--CoA ligase; this encodes MLQTRVIPPADGAYQYPLLIKRLLMSGARYEKTREIIYRDQLRYSYPTLIERVARLANVLTTAGVKAGDTVAVMDWDSHRYLECMFAIPMIGAVIHTINVRLSPEQILYTMNHAEDRFVLVNSEFVGLYQAIAPHLTTVEKTLLLTDLPEKTADLPNLVGEYEQLLAAASAHYDFQDFDENSVATTFYTTGTTGNPKGVYFTHRQLVLHTMGVSTIMGSIDSVRLLGTNDVYMPITPMFHVHAWGLPYVATMLGLKQVYPGRYDPEFLVELWRKEKVTFSHCVPTILQMLLNAKGAQGTDFGGWKIVIGGSALNRTLYETAKARGIQLTAAYGMSETGPLVSCAHLNDELMAGTEDERTTYRIKAGVPGPLVEAAIVDSEGNFLPADGETQGELVLRAPWLTEGYFNEPQKGAELWAGGWLHTGDVATLDSMGVIDIRDRIKDVIKTGGEWISSLDLEDLISRHVAVREVAVVGIADPQWGERPFALLVIREGHVIGARELKEHLKPFVELGHLSKWAIPSQIALVTEIPKTSVGKLDKKRIRLDITEWQANNSTFLSTL